One stretch of Leisingera caerulea DSM 24564 DNA includes these proteins:
- a CDS encoding formate/nitrite transporter family protein, whose product MTDPVPFNAYKPAEIAALVETAGVAKARLPLPQMFVLAMLAGAFIGFGAAAYTTAMTGADTASGPVRVLGGAVFSLGLILVVVGGAELFTGNVLMVIAAVDRKIRLRRLWRSWAIVYAGNLAGAAGLAAAFAFTGLLEGPAGATAARIAEAKAALSPVEALMRGALCNGLVCLAVWLSFAARTAAGKILAVLWPITAFVLLGLEHSVANMYFFPQGWAAGAAVSVNAAAANLFWVTLGNIAGGAGGVAFAYWFAYLGRTAPAAGKAQRKR is encoded by the coding sequence ATGACAGACCCCGTCCCGTTCAATGCCTACAAACCCGCTGAAATCGCCGCGCTGGTGGAAACCGCGGGAGTCGCCAAGGCGCGGCTGCCGCTGCCGCAGATGTTTGTGCTGGCGATGCTGGCGGGCGCCTTCATCGGCTTCGGCGCGGCCGCCTATACCACCGCGATGACCGGCGCGGACACAGCCTCGGGCCCGGTGCGGGTGCTGGGCGGCGCGGTGTTCTCGCTGGGTCTTATTCTGGTGGTGGTGGGCGGGGCCGAGCTGTTCACCGGCAACGTGCTGATGGTGATCGCCGCGGTGGACCGCAAGATCCGCCTCAGGCGGCTGTGGCGCAGCTGGGCCATCGTCTATGCCGGCAACCTTGCAGGCGCCGCCGGGCTGGCTGCCGCCTTTGCCTTCACCGGCCTGCTGGAGGGCCCGGCGGGCGCCACCGCCGCCCGCATCGCCGAGGCCAAGGCCGCCCTCTCCCCGGTGGAGGCCTTGATGCGCGGCGCCCTGTGCAACGGGCTGGTGTGCCTGGCGGTCTGGCTTTCCTTCGCGGCCCGCACAGCGGCGGGCAAGATCCTGGCGGTGCTCTGGCCGATCACCGCCTTTGTGCTCCTGGGGCTGGAGCATTCGGTGGCCAATATGTACTTCTTTCCGCAGGGCTGGGCTGCCGGTGCCGCAGTTTCCGTCAATGCCGCTGCCGCCAATCTGTTCTGGGTCACGCTGGGCAATATCGCGGGCGGCGCCGGCGGGGTCGCCTTTGCCTATTGGTTCGCCTATCTGGGTCGCACCGCCCCGGCGGCCGGCAAAGCGCAGCGCAAACGGTGA
- a CDS encoding NAD(P)H-dependent oxidoreductase, protein MTRILIIQGHPDNSQAHFCHALAQSYAKGARDAGHEVEVIEVAASGVTCLRSRAEWQAEELPEYVACAQQAVAAADHLVFVYPLWLGTMPALLKAWLEQVLREQFAFTVGEKSWHPKLKGKSARIIVTMGMPAFFYRWFYFAHSLRSFERNILKFCGIRPVRWTVCGMVEDKRSERRLAYLAEAASDGAAAR, encoded by the coding sequence ATGACGCGGATACTGATCATCCAGGGCCATCCGGACAACAGCCAGGCGCATTTCTGCCACGCGCTGGCGCAAAGCTATGCCAAGGGCGCCAGGGACGCGGGCCATGAGGTGGAGGTCATCGAGGTGGCCGCCAGCGGCGTCACTTGCCTGCGCAGCCGCGCGGAATGGCAAGCGGAAGAGCTGCCGGAGTATGTTGCCTGCGCCCAGCAGGCGGTGGCGGCGGCGGATCATCTGGTGTTTGTCTATCCGCTGTGGCTGGGCACCATGCCCGCGCTGCTGAAGGCCTGGCTGGAACAGGTGCTCCGCGAGCAGTTCGCCTTTACTGTCGGCGAAAAGAGCTGGCACCCCAAGCTGAAGGGGAAGAGCGCGCGGATCATCGTGACCATGGGGATGCCTGCATTTTTCTACCGCTGGTTCTACTTTGCCCATTCGCTGCGCAGTTTCGAACGCAACATCCTGAAGTTCTGCGGCATCAGGCCGGTCCGCTGGACGGTCTGCGGCATGGTCGAGGACAAGCGGTCGGAACGGCGTTTGGCCTATCTGGCGGAGGCCGCAAGCGACGGGGCCGCGGCCCGCTGA
- a CDS encoding site-2 protease family protein has translation MFSNAVRIARLQGFDIKVDPSWLLIAALITWSLASQYFPMSYPGAGQAVYLALAVLAMLGFFASLILHEMSHSVVARRFGVEIKGITLFIFGGVAELGSEPKTAVSEFWIAIAGPLMSFALAFGFWLLAQIGWTLAPGGALNPVLGYLALINLVLAVFNLVPAFPLDGGRILRAWLWSRNRDLLAATRTATRISSYFAYALILYGLLGLFSGNPVAALWQVLIGVFVLSAAKGTYAHQLQTAAFKGKTAADLMTRDPVTVSPDISLQALAHQVLLPERKSFVPVVQQGVLLGCTDTQDLARVPQERWAQTPVDDVYQPPDGSNSVAPDMQADALMRKISETGRRKFLVTDKGRLLGVITLTDLTGYIALLQEVRRMGGKGESA, from the coding sequence ATGTTCTCAAACGCAGTCAGGATCGCGCGGCTGCAGGGGTTTGACATCAAGGTTGACCCCAGCTGGCTGCTGATCGCGGCGCTGATCACCTGGAGCCTGGCCTCCCAGTACTTTCCGATGTCCTATCCGGGGGCAGGGCAGGCGGTTTACCTGGCGCTTGCGGTTCTGGCGATGCTGGGGTTCTTTGCCTCGCTGATCCTGCACGAGATGTCGCATTCCGTGGTGGCGCGGCGTTTCGGGGTGGAGATCAAGGGGATCACCCTGTTCATCTTCGGCGGCGTGGCGGAGCTGGGCTCGGAACCCAAGACTGCCGTGAGCGAATTCTGGATTGCCATCGCCGGGCCGCTGATGAGCTTTGCGCTGGCCTTTGGCTTCTGGCTGCTGGCGCAGATCGGCTGGACGCTGGCGCCGGGCGGGGCGCTGAACCCCGTGCTGGGCTATCTGGCGCTGATCAATCTGGTGCTGGCGGTGTTCAACCTGGTGCCGGCCTTTCCGCTGGATGGCGGCCGCATCCTGCGGGCCTGGCTGTGGAGCCGCAACCGTGACCTGCTGGCGGCCACCCGGACCGCCACCCGCATCAGCAGCTATTTTGCCTATGCGCTTATACTCTATGGGCTGCTGGGCCTGTTTTCCGGCAATCCGGTGGCGGCGCTGTGGCAGGTGCTGATCGGTGTGTTTGTCCTGTCGGCGGCCAAGGGCACCTATGCCCATCAGCTGCAAACCGCCGCTTTCAAGGGCAAGACGGCGGCCGACCTGATGACCCGCGATCCGGTGACCGTCAGCCCGGACATCAGCCTGCAGGCGCTGGCGCACCAGGTGCTGCTGCCCGAGCGCAAGAGCTTTGTGCCGGTGGTGCAGCAGGGCGTTCTGCTGGGCTGCACCGATACGCAGGATCTGGCGCGGGTGCCGCAGGAGCGGTGGGCGCAGACCCCGGTGGATGACGTCTATCAGCCGCCGGACGGCAGCAATTCGGTCGCGCCGGACATGCAGGCCGATGCGCTGATGCGGAAGATCTCGGAGACCGGGCGGCGCAAGTTCCTGGTCACGGACAAGGGCCGCCTGCTGGGGGTGATCACCCTGACGGACCTGACCGGATACATAGCCCTGCTGCAGGAGGTGCGGCGGATGGGCGGCAAGGGGGAGAGCGCATGA
- a CDS encoding VIT1/CCC1 transporter family protein: MKAEHGHSREEIARRLQGSREEGRLRDAVYGGIDGAVTTFAIAAGVEGAGFSSSVIIALGIANVLADGFSMAAANYLGTKADLDDRRRLYRVEQRHIRQFPEGEREELRQILEQLGLSGEVLEGAVKAVAAKPEKWISLMLASEYGLGPAEPNPVAAALTTFLAFMLAGIVPLLPFILGLPDPFLLASVATGLVFFAIGASKSIWSLSPWWVSGLETLLIGSCAAALAYGAGSLFRG; encoded by the coding sequence ATGAAAGCGGAACACGGGCACAGCAGGGAAGAGATCGCCCGCCGCCTGCAAGGCAGCAGGGAGGAGGGGCGGCTGCGGGATGCGGTTTACGGCGGCATCGACGGCGCGGTGACGACCTTTGCCATTGCGGCGGGCGTCGAGGGGGCGGGGTTTTCCTCGTCCGTGATCATCGCGCTGGGAATTGCCAATGTGCTGGCCGACGGGTTTTCCATGGCCGCTGCCAATTACCTGGGGACCAAGGCGGATCTGGATGACCGGCGGCGGCTGTACCGGGTGGAGCAGCGCCATATCCGCCAGTTTCCCGAGGGCGAGCGCGAGGAGCTGCGCCAGATCCTTGAGCAGCTGGGCCTGAGCGGCGAGGTGCTGGAGGGCGCGGTGAAGGCGGTGGCGGCCAAGCCCGAGAAGTGGATTTCGCTGATGCTGGCCAGCGAATACGGGCTGGGGCCTGCGGAGCCCAATCCGGTGGCGGCGGCGCTGACCACGTTCCTTGCTTTCATGCTGGCCGGGATCGTGCCGCTGCTGCCGTTCATCCTGGGGCTGCCGGATCCGTTCCTGCTGGCCTCGGTGGCGACCGGGCTGGTGTTCTTTGCCATCGGGGCCAGCAAAAGCATTTGGTCGCTGTCGCCCTGGTGGGTTTCGGGGCTGGAAACATTGCTGATCGGCTCCTGCGCGGCGGCGCTGGCCTATGGGGCGGGCAGCCTGTTCCGGGGCTGA